In the genome of Parus major isolate Abel chromosome 3, Parus_major1.1, whole genome shotgun sequence, the window ATGCTCTGGACCAAAGCTGCAGCACCAAAAACACACCTAATCTGTATCACTGCAAATGTTGTTCACACTATGGAGCCACCTCAGCCAGATACAagcagctgttttcttcctATGGACCTCTCCTCTCCTAGGACACCTGAGTACAGAGATTGTATTTTTTTGGTGGAtcaaaaaacttgaaaatacttaaatatgCTTTGCTATCTTATGTAAATTTCACACACTTCCTAGTATTAATCTTATTTAAACACTAGATTAGTAAAGTAATTGCAAATCTGTTACCACCTCAATGTGCCTGTCAGACTAATCCACAGTCCAATTCCTTAAGAATTTTAAGTCAGGGGAACATTATTTTCCAGCATAGTTATGAGTAAGAGAAACctggtgaaaaataaaaaattttacttGCTCCATTCatttcctgtcactgctgcttttcaatATTGACTCGTTTAATAGCCACTtactatgaaaatatttcaggataaATTTCAATGTCTAACTGTGCAGCTTGattgaaatctgttttcaacAAACAAAATCCTAGGAACGACTTGTCACTaaagtagctttttttttaaacaggagtTCTTGGTGAGCACTATTTCATTTTGCCTGAGACAGTTAAAAGACAAAGTATTTCTACTAATACACTAAAAGGCAATCAAGTACTTCAAATTCACATACTTGAATTAATAGACACACActcaaagaaaaacagagacGTGTATAAGGGGAGGccaaattgttttatttaattttttagtgACCAATTGAATTCTTGGCAGAAagctctgctctttcctttttttattccttgggtttttttgttggttttttttttaacttctttaaagaaatcagCAGTGCTCAAATTGGTGGGTTGGAATTTTAGTCAAAttccagttaattttaaaaagaacaaatgaacAGGAATTCCAGATagtttccagagcagagggcaAAACTTCACATTTGTAGTTTATACTTGATTGGGAGACAGAATGTCAAACTATTGTCAGTAGTgcacaaataaaacattcacaTTTGATCTGGAATCTTAATCAGAAAGCTGTACTCTCCTTCCAAAATTTTCATTACCTTGTGCAAAGCAAGTCAAGTCTTCATGTGTCAAGCACACACGTAAAATTGTCCATATTTTATATACAAGACATCTACCAATCAGGCAGTGCAAAATACATCCTTTCATAACAAAACTAAAATGTACCTCTCAAAGTATGAACAAGAATATACACATAATACAAGATGTACACTATTTACACAaccataaaaaatataatacaaggattttttttttatgtgattaTAAGACTTGACAGTCTTTTGCAATTTTAGTTGCAACAAGGCATGTTTTAAGTTTCCTGGATGGAGTTTTCTTTGCCAATTACTCAAGAGATCTTGGAAACTACGCTTGAACTTTTAGGAGAGTTTTCAAATGGACTGCCATCAATTCCCTGTTTTGGTCAGACAGTTCAGCTGTGCCACCCACCCAGTGGCTGGGAGGCTTTGGAAGGACACTGGGAGATGGTGGGTCACTAAACTTTGCCCCAGCgtaattttctttttggctcACTTCATTTAGGGCGATAGGTTTCCTGGACTTGGCATTTCTGAAgttctctgtgtttttaagtggctttttctcctgcttctgaACTATTTCTGGCGACACAGAATCCTGCCAAAAGTTCTCTATCTTTTTCGCCGAGGCGATCTTCGTCACTGGCGTGTTACACTTACTCTTCTGCCTGTTAATCTTTGGTTGTTCACACAGGTGTAAGCTGTGAACGGGCTGGCCGTAGGGGACGGCCGCCTTCTCTGTCTTTCCCATCTTGTTTTTTAAGAACTGCGAAGACAAAGAAAAGTCACGTCAGTCACGACCGCTCTCCTCCGCGTTTCCTCACCGCCCCTCACACTTGGGGAGGCGCCGGGTGCCACCTCGGAAGGGGGAGGGCTACCGAGAAGCCCTCTCCCCGCTATTTCTCGCTTATCCCACAGCTCATCCTACCGCTCGGCTGGCACGGGCGGTCTGAGGGCGCGGAGCCCCCCCCGGCCGCCATGGGGCGCTGCACGCCACGCACGTCCCGCCTTCGGCGAGCGGGGGGCGGGGCTGGCGCGCGGCCAGCGGCAGGGCTAAATCTGGCTTGTTGCTGGGGCGCAGCGCCGGGCGCCCATTGGCGGGCGCCGGGCAGCCAATCGCTGCCCGCGGTTCGCCTTTcagccccgccccgccccgtcCGAGCGTAACGGAAACTCTGCCGCCCCCCCGCCCGGTCCCCCCCACCGCCGCTCTGAGGGGGCGCGGGGAGGGGGTGACCCGCTCGCTGTTCCCCCCACACCGACCACCCcgagggaaagggaaaatggtCGCCCGGCTCGCCGGGCACCGGGAGAGGGCTGAAGTGAGGAGAAGTGGCGCAGCCTTGTCTTTACCTCCTTCCTGAGGGGTTTGCCGGGCGCGGGTCTCGAGGGGGCAGGCGCTGGGGGCTCCTCTTGGGGTGCGTCCGTCACCAGGTCGGTTCCCAGCGGCGTCCTTCTCCCTAGCCCGGCGCGGTGCTGCTGGTACTGCTGGTAGCGGCTGGGCAAGAGCCCCGCGGGGCCAGGCCGGATCTTTCCCTTCCTCCGCCGCACCCTCTTCAGAGCGGGGCGGGCGCTACCCCCCGGTCCcgccaggcagcagctgggctggttCTCGCAGTTGCTGTCCCCGCGCCGGAGGCGCTGGAGCAGGGCGGAGGGCGGCAGCCGCCGCGGGTCTTCGGTGCCCGCCGAGATCCGAGCCAAGAAGGGCGGCGGTGCCGTGGTGGTAACCATGGTGGGACGTGGGTACCCAGAGTTGTGCCGGGGAGAGGGGTCGGGCCCAGGCGGGCACGAACGGGTCGGGTTGCTGGGGAGGGTCTGCCCGGGCTTTGTGACGGGCTAAGGAAGTGGTGGAGCGAGCGGAGCCGCCGCTAGGAGAACATGGCGGGGGAGTGAGGAGAGCCGCCAGCAGCTCCCCGGTGTTGTTACCCGGGCGCGACCCGCCCACTTCCGCCCCCGCGCCAACCGCCGTGCCCTGACGGCGCCAGCACCGCCCCTCCTCGCCGACCCCCGCCAATCGCGGTGGAGCGGCGGTCTCTTTGCCGTCGCTCCAGCCAATCGGAAGCGACACAAACACTCGGGGCCACGCCTCCCAAGGACCGCCCACTCCGGACGGGCACGCCCCCGGTCTCCGAGTCACGGGCTCGCAGTGCGCGGCGAGAGGGCGGCGCTCCACCGGCCAATCGGGATCCGCACGAACAAGTGAGGCCACACCCCCACAGGCCCCGCAGCCAATCGCGAGAGACGTAAACAGGCGTCGACGCGCCCCCCGGTgggcggtggcggcggcgggcgggcaCGCGTCGCTCGCCATGGAGGAGCCGGGCCCGGCCGCCGCGCCGCCGGAGGGGCGGGGGCGGGACGAGCGGAGCCTGGAGGCCCTCAGTCTGGCTGGTGGCGGAGGGGCAGCGGCGGTGGGGCGGCAGCTGCCGGAGGGGCGGCGGGCGACGCTGGCGAGCGCTCTGGAACTGGAGGGGACGGTGCTGCGCGAGGGGCGCCTCACCCAGTTCGTAGCCAACAACCTGGAGCGGCGGATCCGGCTGAGCGGCGCCCCGCGGGGTGAACCAccggcggggggcggcgggtCCTCCATCCCCGCCATCGACCCCGGGGCGCTGCAGGACGTGGTGGCTCTGGCGGGGCAGGTGGCGGCGCAGGTGGACGAGCTGCTGCGGAACGTGCACTGCGGGCTGCAGGCCCTGACGGCGCTCAGCGTCGGCTGCATCCAGACCTACCGCGACGGCGTGGAGAGCCTGGGCGAGGCGGCCGACCTCAGCATCCGCGCCATGTACGCACTGGTGGCGCGCTGCGAGGAGCTGGACCGCGCCATGCAGCCCGTGCCCGCCCTGGCCAAGCGCATCCGTGACATGAAGGGCACGCTGGAGCGGCTGGAGGGGCTCTGCAAGTAGTtgctcccgccgccgcccccccTCCCCGTGCCGGTAGCGGgggcctggggctgctgctctgtcgCTCCGGCGGCCCCACCGCTCACGGCGTCCGCAGCTCCCACCTGCGCATCCTCGCTCGCTCCCCCCGTGCGTGACTTGCCGGCATCAGTGGCCAGATCGATCGCCTTTGTTGATCTGGACGAATGGAAATTTTTGCGACCAACGAAGGAAAAGGTCCCGGTTGAAAACCGCGGGGTAAATGGCAGATGGTGCTTTTTAGCTTCAGCTCCATTAAAGATTTTGGATCCCACATGCCTTACGCTTTCTATTTATTGAGGGCTAAGAGAAACTAACGAGTCTTAATTAAAActagctgttatttttttttttttaattgtaaattctTGTGAGTAGCTTCTTGATGCTTACCGGCATATGTGCTTATTTGTAGCTGATTTGGTGCCTGAAGAGCACCAAGTTCTCATCTATGCTGTTACAGCAAATAAACTCACAGAACACTACTGTTTCTTACAGGACACAGTTTTAAGATAAGAGTAAGTTTAATACATGTAACAAAGACGCTTGTTTTCTGAGACAAATATAAAGTCCGTGGAAGATAATTGAGATTCAGATAAGAACAAATCCATAAGCAAAGTTCTAAATAAAAGCCTTCAGATTAAATGTGCTTTGCCTCCATTAATCTTTACCATTTTCACGGTGTAAAAGTTTAAATGGCATCACTGTGAAATGATCctgttattttgttgtttgcttttttgttgttttttttttttcctagttggGAAAATATCTAATTACACAAGGAGTATAAGTACATGATGACATTTTGTGGGTGTATGACTGACTTGGAATAATTTAACTGCCttggaataatttatttgtataaCTTGAAGCTTTTGTATATGCATCACAGTGTGGAGAAGTGATTTTGTTATATCAGTGAGTGTTTCCTCTGAGACCTGAGAGTAGCTGAATTCCTCTACTCACGAATATTCCTATGCAAAAAGCCTGTTAGGTGATGCTCTTAGAAATCCATTTAGGTCACAAATGTCCCTGTAACaagatttcagcagaaaaatgatCACTTTGATCTTATATAAGTGTAATAGTGCTTTTGGCGACCAGTGGCTCCTAAAAGCCTTGAAATGAGAGTAGCCAGAAATACTGCTCAAGTCCTGTGCCTGTGGCTGAAGAGCAGTCAGGTTTACGATGGGCAGAGCTGCTACCCCACGGTAATCTTGTTAAAAACACTGAGTGAGGGATGGACACCATGATACCCTGTGCTCCTTCATGTACCTAATACTGAATTACAACAAAATGATTGATGTGAATGCCACCCCGGTTTGCATGATGCCAGTCTCTGGCCTGTTTTGAGCCCCTTGGCATGGCCGTGTCTTTCCCTCAGCACAGGGGTGTGTTTCATGTGTGGCCTTGTAGCCCTAGCAACAGGACAAGACTGCAACTGGGCTGTGCCAAGATAGGGTTCTCTCTGGTACTGTCTGCTGGGGGGTAGCTGTGGCTCCAGGAGGACACCAGAGGCCTAACAGAAGTTAGGAGGGAGGAAAAACTTAACTGCTGCTGATCCCATGGGCCTAGAAGACACTAAAGATTGCTTAACACACAGCAACAGCTGTACTTTTAATAGTTTTGTTATTCCTGGGAAAGTTTGAACTCGTATATTATGCAGATGCCGTAGTTTTGCTAAGTGTGTTTGGTATACGCCAAGAGTGAACACCAAAGGTTGATCTTGCACAATTTGTGAGTACTGATGAAATGTACAGGAAAGACCTGCAAGCTTATTTGTGTAGCCACATATGTACAGCTACTCTTCACTCATACAAGCTAAGGTGAAACCTTTAAAGTGTTTCAGTATGCTCTTGGGTTTTGATAGTGTTTCATTTGCAGCCGTCTTCATTCAATGCTAATTCCCATTTAAAATTGTTGAGTCTGTAGAATAAAGttattacttttatatttttaattgttagtGATTAGTTGTTGTTGAGGTGTTTCACTTACCGTGTTTcggaaaaataatttgaaagctAATTTAAACTCTGCTCCTGCATCTACACAGAGACCTTTTAATGTGATTGCAGTGCTGGTTTCAGTCTAGGTCCTCAGGCAATAATTTCTGACAGTGATGTCATTCATGTGATGAAAAAGGAATGACTGACTAGTGAATTGCAAGCATGA includes:
- the BORCS6 gene encoding LOW QUALITY PROTEIN: BLOC-1-related complex subunit 6 (The sequence of the model RefSeq protein was modified relative to this genomic sequence to represent the inferred CDS: inserted 2 bases in 1 codon; deleted 2 bases in 2 codons; substituted 1 base at 1 genomic stop codon) — protein: MVGRGYPELCRGEGSGPGGHEREVVERAEPPLGEHGGGVRRAASSSRCCYPGATRPLPPPRQPPCPDGASTAPPRRPPPIAVERRSLCRRSSQSEATQTLGATPPKDRPLRTGTPPVSESRARSARREGGAXHRPIGIRTNKXGHTPTGPAANRERRKQASTRPPVGGGGGGRAASLAMEEPGPAAAPPEGRGRDERSLEALSLAGGGGAAAVGRQLPEGRRATLASALELEGTVLREGRLTQFVANNLERRIRLSGAPRGEPPAGGGGSSIPAIDPGALQDVVALAGQVAAQVDELLRNVHCGLQALTALSVGCIQTYRDGVESLGEAADLSIRAMYALVARCEELDRAMQPVPALAKRIRDMKGTLERLEGLCK
- the PNRC1 gene encoding proline-rich nuclear receptor coactivator 1 yields the protein MVTTTAPPPFLARISAGTEDPRRLPPSALLQRLRRGDSNCENQPSCCLAGPGGSARPALKRVRRRKGKIRPGPAGLLPSRYQQYQQHRAGLGRRTPLGTDLVTDAPQEEPPAPAPSRPAPGKPLRKEFLKNKMGKTEKAAVPYGQPVHSLHLCEQPKINRQKSKCNTPVTKIASAKKIENFWQDSVSPEIVQKQEKKPLKNTENFRNAKSRKPIALNEVSQKENYAGAKFSDPPSPSVLPKPPSHWVGGTAELSDQNRELMAVHLKTLLKVQA